A genomic stretch from Gallus gallus isolate bGalGal1 chromosome 13, bGalGal1.mat.broiler.GRCg7b, whole genome shotgun sequence includes:
- the LOC121106720 gene encoding protocadherin gamma-A5-like, with product MCAAREGRCGRRQRALLCCVLVAAWEAARGQLRYSVSEELPKGSFVGDVAKDLALDLAAFGAGGARVVSQGRTQYFALHASSGHLVTAERIDREQLCENVQQCVLRCELIVENDMKVYAIEVEITDINDNTPSFQKTELELRMNEMVAPGTRFSLRRAHDPDLGVNSLQSYALSGDEHFSLSVQAGADGEKRPELVLAKALDREEAAFHELLLRASDGGDPARTGTARIRVAVLDANDNAPAFSQAVYTVRVPEDVPVGSTLLRVTATDPDDGTNGDVKYSFEEISEKASRAFQLETDTGAIRLLRSLDFEEVDFYEFRVQSQDGGALSDSARVSISVTDVNDNAPEISVRSALSEISEDAAPGTVVALLHVQDRDSGANGEVRCSLGEGVPFRLERALDDYYSVVTARELDRERASEYNVTVRAADGGSPALRSGAVLALRVLDVNDNAPVFAEARYSARLPENNAEGALVLTVRAWDADWGQNARVRYRLREGRLRGAPLSSYVSVQAETGALYALRSFDYEEVREVELWVRAEDGGAPPLSSNVSVRLLIADENDNAPQVLYPPAAPGPGPGPGSGAGVGAWGSASGAWSWAGVELAPRSAEPGALVAKVVAVDADAGQNAWLSYELAKATEPGLFRVGLHSGEVRTARSPLARDAARHSLVVVVKDRGRPALSATATLTVVLAESVAELLSELGSAAAPAEPAGSLTRWLVLAVAAVSCLFLAFLLLLLALRLRRWRRSRLPPPPSAGAALRGVPASHFVGIDGVRAFLRSYSHDVSLTADSRKSQLRCAGGSCCDTLPARPPPDEAAPLRGEDAAAHRAAEPDGLPVSAATVHCFVRFNIFALFLFTF from the coding sequence ATGTGCGCGGCGAGAGAAGGGCGCTGCGGCCGGAGGCAGCGGGCGCTGCTGTGCTGCGTGTTGGTGGCGGCGTGGGAGGCGGCGCGGGGGCAGCTGCGCTACTCGGTGTCCGAGGAGCTGCCCAAGGGCTCGTTCGTGGGCGACGTGGCCAAGGACCTGGCGCTGGATCTGGCGGCGTTCGGCGCCGGCGGCGCCCGAGTGGTGTCGCAAGGCAGGACGCAGTATTTCGCTCTGCATGCGAGCAGCGGGCACTTGGTGACGGCCGAGAGGATAgacagggagcagctgtgcgAGAATGTACAGCAATGCGTGCTGCGCTGTGAGCTGATCGTGGAGAACGACATGAAGGTTTATGCAATCGAAGTGGAAATCACGGACATCAACGACAACACACCCAGCTTCCAAAAGACAGAATTGGAACTCAGAATGAACGAGATGGTAGCACCGGGAACACGGTTTTCTCTGAGGAGAGCACATGACCCAGACTTGGGTGTGAATTCCCTGCAGAGCTACGCGCTGAGCGGCGATGAGCACTTCTCGCTGTCCGTGCAGGCGGGAGCCGACGGCGAGAAGCGTCCCGAGCTGGTGCTGGCCAAGGCGCTGGACCGGGAGGAGGCGGCGTTTCacgagctgctgctgagggcgAGCGACGGCGGCGACCCGGCGCGGACGGGCACGGCGCGCATCCGCGTGGCTGTGCTGGACGCCAACGACAACGCGCCCGCGTTCAGCCAGGCGGTGTACACGGTGCGAGTGCCCGAGGACGTGCCCGTGGGCTCCACGCTGCTCCGCGTCACCGCCACCGACCCCGACGACGGAACCAACGGAGACGTGAAGTATTCATTTGAGGAAATATCAGAGAAGGCTTCCAGGGCATTCCAGTTAGAAACAGATACGGGAGCGATCAGGCTACTGAGAAGCCTGGACTTTGAGGAAGTCGACTTCTACGAATTTCGCGTTCAGTCACAGGATGGAGGTGCCCTTTCCGATTCGGCGAGGGTGTCGATCTCGGTGACGGAcgtgaacgacaacgcgccCGAGATTTCGGTGCGGTCGGCGCTGAGCGAGATCTCGGAGGACGCGGCGCCGGGGACGGTGGTGGCGCTGCTGCACGTGCAGGACCGCGACTCGGGCGCCAACGGGGAGGTGCGGTGCAGCCTGGGCGAGGGCGTCCCGTTCCGGCTGGAGCGGGCGCTGGACGACTACTACAGCGTGGTGACGGCGCGGGAGCTGGACCGCGAGCGGGCGTCGGAGTACAACGTGACGGTGCGGGCGGCGGACGGCGGGTCGCCGGCGCTGCGGAGCGGCGCGGTGCTGGCGCTGCGGGTGCTGGAcgtgaacgacaacgcgccggTGTTCGCGGAGGCGCGCTACAGCGCGCGGCTGCCCGAGAACAACGCCGAGGGCGCGCTGGTGCTGACGGTGCGCGCGTGGGACGCGGACTGGGGGCAGAACGCGCGCGTGCGCTACCGGCTGCGGGaggggcggctgcggggcgcgCCGCTGTCGTCCTACGTGTCGGTGCAGGCGGAGACGGGCGCGCTGTACGCGCTGCGCTCGTTCGACTACGAGGAGGTGCGCgaggtggagctgtgggtgcgGGCGGAGGACGGCGGCGCGCCGCCGCTCAGCAGCAACGTGTCGGTGCGGCTGCTGATCGCGGACGagaacgacaacgcgccgcAGGTGCTGTACCCGCCGGCggcgccggggccggggccgggtCCGGGATCGGGCGCGGGCGTCGGTGCGTGGGGCTCGGCGTCGGGCGCGTGGAGCTGGGCGGGCGTGGAGCTGGCGCCGCGCTCGGCGGAGCCCGGCGCGCTGGTGGCCAAGGTGGTGGCGGTGGACGCGGACGCGGGGCAGAACGCGTGGCTGTCGTACGAGCTGGCCAAGGCGACGGAGCCGGGGCTGTTCCGCGTGGGGCTGCACAGCGGCGAGGTGCGCACGGCGCGCTCGCCGCTGGCCCGCGACGCGGCCCGGCACAgcctggtggtggtggtgaaggaCCGCGGGCGGCCGGCGCTGTCGGCCACGGCCACGCTGACGGTGGTGCTGGCCGAGAGCGTGGCCGAGCTGCTGTCGGAGCTGGGCAGCGCGGCGGCGCCGGCCGAGCCCGCCGGCAGCCTGACGCGCTGGCTGGTGCTGGCCGTGGCGGCCGTGTCCTGCCTCTTCCtcgccttcctgctgctgctgctggcgctgcGCCTGCGCCGCTGGCGCCGCTCGCGGCTGCCGCCGCCGCCTTCGGCCGGCGCCGCCTTGCGCGGCGTCCCGGCCTCGCACTTCGTGGGCATCGACGGCGTCCGCGCCTTCCTGCGCTCCTACTCGCACGACGTGTCGCTCACCGCCGACTCGCGCAAGAGCCAGCTGCGCTGCGCGGGCGGCAGCTGCTGCGACAcgctcccggcccggccgccgcccGACGAGGCCGCGCCGCTGCGCGGGGAAGACGCTGCCGCCCACCGCGCCGCCGAGCCCGACGGCCTCCCGGTGAGTGCTGCCACTGTTCACTGCTTTGTTAGATTCAACATTTTTGCcttgtttcttttcacattCTAA